The following are encoded in a window of Flavobacterium cupriresistens genomic DNA:
- a CDS encoding GNAT family N-acetyltransferase — protein MNSLKRTNSDDADFLKLVVLLDQDLKIRDGEDHAFYNQFNKTDKIKHVIVCYENDIAVGCGAFREKTNDTVEIKRMYVHFEHRKKGIASIILKELETWAAEIQYKYTILETGKNQPEAIALYQKQKYTITPNYPPYEEMDNSVCMKKTLY, from the coding sequence ATGAATAGCTTAAAAAGGACCAATTCAGATGATGCTGATTTCTTAAAACTGGTCGTTTTATTAGATCAGGATTTAAAAATAAGAGATGGAGAAGACCATGCTTTTTACAATCAATTTAATAAAACCGATAAAATAAAACATGTTATCGTTTGTTATGAAAATGATATTGCCGTTGGTTGTGGCGCTTTTAGAGAGAAAACCAATGATACCGTCGAAATCAAACGCATGTATGTGCATTTTGAACATCGAAAAAAAGGTATTGCTTCTATCATTTTAAAAGAATTGGAGACTTGGGCTGCCGAAATACAATACAAGTACACCATTCTGGAAACAGGCAAAAACCAACCTGAAGCAATTGCCTTATATCAAAAACAAAAATATACAATAACTCCAAATTATCCGCCTTACGAGGAAATGGATAATAGTGTTTGTATGAAAAAGACTTTATACTAA
- a CDS encoding LptF/LptG family permease → MKILDKYLLKTFLITFTTVFVILFFIFILQTVWLFISELAGKDLDLILVVKFLLFSMPRIIPLVLPLSVLLASIMTFGNLAENYEFAAMKSSGISLQRAMRVLIIFICFLSIIAFWFANSVIPYAEYKFVNFRKNIAQAKPAMAIAEGQFNDVGTYNIKVNKKSGENGNILTGVTIHEKTNNYGENKTVIKAKDGELISNEKSSILKLVLNDGYYYQDVTPKDYEDRAKLPFIKGKFKKQIINIDLSELNKTDDDQENVGSTYGMLNVNELSYTLDSLNKNLNNEIISFSENINQRVGIKTSPKPLKTEKKKKPLPNNLLSLYTNKEKSDILKMAASNVTSNIYAIDSTQKDLKDKQRDINKHMTALYEKFVIAFACFLMFFIGAPLGAIIRKGGLGLPIVFAVLIFITFHFINTFGKRLSQEGGMTPFVGSWMSSFILLPLAVLLTYRATNDNGLINFDAITTPISQLFQKISERFFPVQNKQ, encoded by the coding sequence TTGAAAATTTTAGACAAATACTTACTAAAAACATTCTTAATTACATTTACTACGGTATTTGTAATTCTTTTTTTCATATTCATTCTCCAAACGGTCTGGCTCTTTATTTCGGAACTTGCCGGTAAAGACTTGGACTTGATATTGGTTGTGAAATTCCTGCTTTTCTCGATGCCTCGAATAATACCATTGGTTTTACCGCTATCGGTTTTATTGGCATCTATTATGACTTTTGGTAACTTGGCAGAGAACTACGAGTTTGCTGCAATGAAATCCTCAGGGATATCCTTACAAAGAGCCATGCGGGTTTTGATAATTTTTATCTGTTTCCTAAGTATTATTGCGTTTTGGTTCGCCAATAGTGTAATCCCGTATGCGGAATATAAATTTGTCAATTTCCGAAAAAACATCGCTCAAGCCAAACCAGCCATGGCAATTGCTGAAGGTCAGTTTAACGATGTTGGAACGTACAATATTAAAGTAAATAAAAAATCCGGTGAAAATGGCAACATCTTGACCGGAGTTACTATTCACGAAAAAACCAATAATTATGGTGAAAATAAAACTGTAATTAAAGCAAAAGACGGTGAACTAATCAGTAACGAAAAATCCAGTATATTAAAACTGGTCTTAAATGACGGGTATTATTATCAGGATGTAACGCCAAAAGACTACGAAGACCGCGCGAAATTACCTTTCATTAAGGGAAAATTCAAAAAGCAAATCATCAATATAGACTTATCCGAACTGAACAAAACGGATGACGATCAGGAAAACGTCGGAAGTACCTACGGTATGCTTAACGTTAACGAATTAAGCTATACTTTAGACTCCCTGAACAAGAATCTAAACAATGAAATCATCTCTTTTTCGGAAAACATCAATCAACGTGTAGGGATCAAAACGTCTCCTAAACCGTTAAAAACGGAGAAAAAGAAAAAACCATTACCGAACAATCTTTTGTCTTTATATACCAATAAAGAGAAATCAGACATTCTAAAAATGGCTGCCAGTAATGTGACGAGCAATATTTACGCTATCGACTCGACTCAAAAAGATTTAAAAGACAAACAAAGAGATATCAACAAACACATGACCGCTTTATATGAAAAGTTTGTCATTGCTTTTGCTTGCTTCTTAATGTTTTTTATTGGCGCTCCTTTAGGTGCCATTATCCGAAAAGGTGGACTTGGTCTGCCAATTGTATTTGCCGTTTTGATTTTTATCACCTTTCACTTTATCAACACCTTTGGAAAAAGACTGTCTCAAGAAGGCGGAATGACTCCGTTTGTTGGTTCATGGATGTCATCATTCATCTTATTGCCGTTGGCCGTACTGCTTACCTACCGTGCGACAAATGACAATGGATTAATCAATTTTGACGCAATTACAACTCCTATTTCACAACTATTTCAAAAAATTTCTGAACGGTTTTTCCCTGTTCAAAATAAACAATAA
- the tpx gene encoding thiol peroxidase, producing MASITLGGNPVHTSGELPAVGSQLADFKLVQNDLSVASLSTFAGKKLVLNIFPSVDTGTCATSVRKFNESASTLENTTVLCISRDLPFAQKRFCGAEGLENVVNLSDFQAGDFGKSNGLEIVDGPLAGLHSRAIIVVDADGKITHTEQVAEIANEPNYEAALAAL from the coding sequence ATGGCTTCAATAACATTAGGAGGAAATCCGGTTCATACTTCAGGCGAATTACCAGCAGTTGGTTCACAACTAGCTGATTTTAAATTAGTACAAAACGATTTATCAGTTGCTTCTTTGAGCACTTTTGCTGGTAAAAAATTGGTTTTAAATATTTTTCCTAGTGTAGATACAGGAACTTGTGCGACTTCTGTTAGAAAATTCAACGAAAGCGCCAGTACTTTAGAAAATACTACCGTTTTATGTATTTCAAGAGATTTACCATTTGCTCAAAAACGTTTTTGTGGTGCTGAAGGATTAGAAAATGTGGTTAACTTATCTGATTTTCAAGCAGGTGATTTTGGTAAAAGCAATGGTTTAGAAATCGTTGACGGACCATTAGCCGGTTTACACTCAAGAGCCATTATCGTTGTAGATGCTGATGGAAAAATTACGCACACAGAACAGGTTGCTGAAATTGCAAACGAACCAAATTACGAAGCCGCTTTAGCAGCACTATAA
- a CDS encoding peroxiredoxin, producing the protein MSLVGKKFPSIAVDAISEMGDNLKINIFEEAVNNNKKVLLFWYPKDFTFVCPTELHAFQAALPEFEKRNTIVIGASCDTNEVHFAWLNTPKNNGGIEGVTYPILADTNRNLSNILGILDIDATEYSEETDSVIIEGSNVTFRATYLIDETGKIFHESVNDMPLGRNVNEYLRMVDAYTHIQVKGEVCPANWEAGKEAMSADRLSTAEYLSAN; encoded by the coding sequence ATGTCTTTAGTAGGAAAGAAATTCCCAAGTATTGCAGTAGATGCTATCTCAGAAATGGGTGATAATTTAAAAATCAACATTTTTGAAGAAGCGGTAAACAACAACAAAAAAGTACTTTTGTTTTGGTACCCAAAAGATTTCACTTTTGTATGTCCAACTGAATTACACGCTTTTCAAGCTGCTTTACCAGAATTTGAAAAAAGAAATACTATCGTAATTGGAGCTTCATGTGATACAAACGAAGTACACTTCGCTTGGTTAAACACTCCAAAAAACAACGGTGGAATCGAAGGTGTAACTTACCCAATCTTAGCTGACACAAACCGTAACTTATCTAACATTTTAGGTATTTTGGATATCGATGCTACAGAATACAGCGAAGAAACTGATTCAGTAATCATCGAAGGTTCAAACGTAACTTTCAGAGCTACTTACCTAATTGACGAAACTGGAAAAATCTTCCACGAAAGTGTTAACGATATGCCATTAGGTCGTAACGTAAACGAATATTTACGTATGGTTGACGCTTATACTCACATTCAAGTTAAAGGTGAAGTTTGTCCTGCAAACTGGGAAGCTGGAAAAGAAGCTATGAGTGCTGACAGACTTAGTACTGCTGAATACTTAAGCGCAAACTAA
- a CDS encoding DNA translocase FtsK, whose product MARTTKKETLDKKNEPKAETSRHWRPNKQQRFVIGCLLVLFSIALLVAFISFYINGQSDQSAVSELGDRSEVVQNWLGKFGAFLSDIIVYKGFGLAAFIFVRLFFLTGMFLALELSLKKLKNIWFWDLFAIIIVSVLFGFFATSAPELGGTIGYELNLFSQDYIGKTGTLLALLFGLIIYLIFKIKLSPEKIQSYFDSTKNEIKSELNALKTQPKTENAYNLEEFAVEEPDEELDNIHLKTNESQFEINKEALKPTISNSSEIDLNPVVKPLQMNINPTTETPVHAEEFVIETPEEEDIIEENLASRLVADFGLFDPTLDLSNYKFPTIDLLKEYSTGGITINQEELEENKNKIVDTLRNYKIEIAQIKATVGPSVTLYEIVPEAGIRISKIKSLEDDIALSLSALGIRIIAPIPGKGTIGIEVPNKNPTTVSMKSVIGSAKFQEAEMELPIALGKTISNETFVVDLAKMPHLLMAGATGQGKSVGLNAVLTSLLYKKHPAEVKFVLVDPKKVELTLFNKIERHYLAKLPDTEDAIITDNAKVVNTLNSLCVEMDNRYSLLKDAMVRNIKEYNDKFKARKLNPEAGHRFLPYIVLVVDEFADLIMTAGKEVEIPIARLAQLARAIGIHLIIATQRPSVNVITGLIKANFPARIAFRVTSKIDSRTILDTQGADQLIGRGDLLYTNGNDVVRVQCAFIDTPEVEKITDFIGGQKAYATAYLLPEFIGEENGINLDMDISERDTLFREAAEIIVNAQQGSASLLQRKLKLGYNRAGRLIDQLEAAGIVGPFEGSKARSVNISDLSALDQFFNNEQN is encoded by the coding sequence ATGGCAAGAACAACAAAAAAAGAAACTTTAGATAAAAAAAACGAGCCAAAGGCTGAGACTTCAAGACACTGGAGACCAAACAAACAACAACGGTTTGTTATAGGCTGCCTTCTGGTCCTGTTTTCTATTGCATTACTAGTTGCATTTATTTCCTTTTATATTAATGGACAATCGGACCAAAGTGCCGTTAGTGAACTTGGCGACCGCTCTGAGGTAGTGCAAAACTGGCTGGGGAAATTTGGAGCCTTTTTATCCGACATCATCGTTTACAAAGGATTTGGATTAGCCGCTTTTATTTTTGTACGACTCTTTTTCCTGACCGGAATGTTTTTAGCCTTAGAATTATCTTTGAAAAAACTAAAAAACATTTGGTTCTGGGATTTGTTTGCCATCATTATTGTTTCAGTTTTATTTGGATTCTTTGCTACTTCTGCACCCGAATTGGGCGGAACTATTGGTTATGAGTTGAATTTATTTTCACAAGATTATATCGGAAAAACAGGTACTTTACTCGCCTTGCTTTTTGGATTAATTATATATCTGATTTTCAAAATAAAACTGTCTCCGGAAAAAATTCAGTCTTATTTTGATTCTACAAAAAATGAAATCAAATCTGAATTAAATGCTCTTAAAACTCAGCCTAAAACGGAAAACGCCTACAATCTGGAGGAATTTGCTGTTGAAGAACCTGATGAAGAGTTAGATAACATTCATTTAAAAACAAATGAATCTCAATTTGAAATTAACAAAGAAGCGTTAAAACCAACCATTTCAAATTCTTCTGAAATTGATTTGAACCCGGTCGTGAAACCGCTTCAAATGAACATCAACCCAACAACAGAAACTCCGGTACATGCCGAAGAATTTGTTATTGAAACTCCTGAAGAAGAAGACATCATCGAAGAAAATCTGGCTTCCCGTCTGGTAGCTGATTTTGGTTTATTTGACCCTACTTTAGATTTGTCGAATTATAAATTCCCAACTATCGATTTATTAAAGGAATATTCGACAGGCGGAATTACCATTAATCAGGAAGAATTAGAAGAAAATAAAAACAAAATTGTAGACACCCTTCGTAACTACAAAATTGAAATCGCTCAGATCAAAGCAACGGTTGGTCCATCGGTGACTTTATACGAAATTGTACCGGAGGCCGGAATCAGAATCTCTAAAATCAAAAGTTTAGAAGATGATATTGCCTTGTCTCTGTCTGCATTAGGAATCCGTATTATTGCACCAATTCCAGGAAAAGGAACTATCGGTATTGAGGTTCCGAACAAAAACCCTACAACTGTATCGATGAAAAGTGTAATTGGTTCTGCTAAATTTCAGGAAGCTGAAATGGAACTACCAATTGCTTTAGGAAAAACCATTTCTAACGAAACTTTTGTTGTCGATTTAGCGAAAATGCCTCACTTATTGATGGCAGGAGCTACAGGACAAGGAAAATCGGTTGGACTGAATGCGGTATTGACTTCTCTTTTATACAAAAAACATCCGGCTGAAGTAAAATTTGTTTTGGTCGATCCGAAAAAAGTAGAACTTACTTTATTCAATAAAATCGAAAGACATTATTTAGCCAAACTTCCTGATACCGAAGATGCTATTATCACTGACAATGCAAAAGTAGTCAACACTTTAAACTCTCTTTGCGTTGAGATGGACAATCGTTATTCGTTATTGAAAGATGCGATGGTTCGTAATATTAAGGAATACAACGATAAGTTTAAAGCCCGAAAATTAAATCCGGAAGCAGGACACCGCTTTTTACCGTACATCGTTTTGGTTGTAGATGAGTTTGCCGATTTGATTATGACTGCCGGAAAAGAAGTCGAAATTCCGATTGCGCGTTTGGCACAGCTGGCACGTGCTATTGGTATTCACTTAATTATCGCCACACAAAGACCATCTGTAAACGTAATTACAGGTTTAATTAAAGCCAACTTCCCTGCAAGAATCGCTTTTAGAGTAACTTCAAAAATTGACTCGAGAACAATTCTTGACACGCAGGGTGCAGATCAATTAATTGGACGAGGAGATTTATTGTATACTAACGGAAATGATGTGGTACGTGTTCAATGTGCTTTCATCGACACTCCGGAGGTTGAAAAAATCACTGATTTTATTGGTGGACAAAAAGCGTATGCCACTGCTTATTTACTTCCTGAGTTCATTGGGGAAGAAAATGGCATTAATCTTGATATGGATATCTCCGAAAGAGACACTTTATTCAGAGAAGCTGCTGAGATTATTGTTAATGCTCAGCAAGGTTCCGCTTCCTTATTGCAAAGAAAACTAAAACTAGGTTACAACAGAGCGGGTCGTTTAATCGACCAGCTGGAAGCAGCCGGTATTGTTGGACCTTTTGAAGGCAGTAAAGCACGAAGCGTAAACATCTCAGATTTAAGTGCTCTTGATCAATTTTTTAATAATGAACAAAATTAA
- a CDS encoding DUF6952 family protein, which translates to MKLPVIKQLTQFIEENDQDYIIETIEVLEAMTEIPSLKDEELDVIGELISNMYGALEVHKMVVQGTDKKEALNAFMKRVLGSIDK; encoded by the coding sequence ATGAAATTACCCGTAATAAAACAATTAACGCAGTTTATAGAAGAAAATGATCAGGATTACATCATCGAAACGATTGAAGTTCTTGAGGCCATGACCGAAATTCCATCTTTAAAAGATGAAGAATTAGATGTAATTGGTGAACTAATTTCTAACATGTACGGTGCGTTAGAAGTACATAAAATGGTAGTTCAGGGAACAGATAAAAAAGAAGCTTTAAACGCGTTCATGAAACGTGTCCTGGGTTCTATCGACAAATAG
- a CDS encoding thioredoxin family protein encodes MLIDLNEDTLADLVAKNEKVVVQYSASWCGNCRIMKPKFKKLATENDAITFVLVDAENSPESRKLANVSNLPTFATFVNGKLVNETQTNKQEVLIELVNEIV; translated from the coding sequence ATGTTAATCGACTTAAACGAAGATACGTTAGCAGATTTAGTTGCTAAAAACGAAAAGGTAGTAGTACAATATTCAGCATCATGGTGTGGAAACTGCCGTATTATGAAACCAAAATTCAAAAAATTAGCAACAGAAAATGACGCTATCACTTTTGTTTTGGTTGATGCTGAGAATTCTCCGGAATCCAGAAAATTGGCTAATGTGAGTAACTTACCAACCTTTGCCACTTTTGTAAACGGTAAATTGGTAAACGAAACACAAACCAACAAACAAGAAGTTTTAATCGAATTAGTGAACGAAATTGTTTAA
- a CDS encoding glycoside hydrolase family 3 protein: MKMTAEALKQKVGQFFFPAVFINDTEENIQETERLIKEHNIGGLTFFHSRASAATNYESKKKVVFNDDSYEKIKALIVRYQKCAPTPLLISIDAEWGLAMRIEKTPQYPYAITLGALPENKSDLVYEVGRQIGLDLKAAGIHYNLSPLADINNNPNNPVIGYRSFGENKEKVAHFALEYLRGMSDVGILGCLKHFPGHGNTNVDSHLGLPVLKESLEELLENELYPFIKGIENNVDSIMIGHLAVPSLNEGKDTSATLSKPIIETLLRDRLGYDGLVISDALNMHSVSKLYETKGELEWEAFNAGNDVLCFAENVPEGIQEILKKASPERIEESYNRILKCKEKVGILSEKEFAHGELDFEKAAVLNTKIAANCLTKIIDTSNTEQIFEAKKNNQLAKLSLYKNTENAFFKTINSKLASPEFAFENSEDSNTAAIKKELEGFETILISLFVPKAKPMNNFEINDEVIVLLSDLLQTKKCILYVFGNPYVLPVVPNLSKASGLVQAYQDFEEFQKIAGLQILENGACNGTLPVNIDIQ; encoded by the coding sequence ATGAAAATGACAGCTGAAGCCTTAAAACAAAAAGTGGGACAATTCTTTTTTCCTGCCGTTTTTATAAACGATACTGAAGAAAACATTCAGGAAACAGAACGTTTGATAAAAGAACACAACATTGGAGGACTGACTTTTTTTCACAGTCGTGCCAGTGCTGCAACGAATTATGAAAGCAAGAAAAAGGTTGTTTTTAACGACGATAGCTACGAAAAAATTAAAGCTTTAATTGTACGGTATCAAAAATGTGCTCCTACTCCGCTTTTAATCAGTATTGATGCCGAATGGGGTTTGGCCATGCGCATCGAAAAAACACCTCAATACCCCTACGCAATTACGTTAGGTGCTTTGCCGGAAAACAAATCAGATTTGGTTTATGAAGTTGGAAGACAAATTGGGTTAGATCTTAAAGCTGCCGGAATTCATTATAACTTATCGCCTTTGGCAGACATCAACAACAATCCGAATAATCCGGTTATTGGCTATCGCTCTTTTGGTGAAAACAAAGAAAAAGTGGCCCATTTTGCGCTGGAATATTTAAGAGGAATGTCAGATGTTGGGATTTTAGGTTGCCTGAAACACTTCCCGGGACATGGAAATACTAATGTAGATTCACACTTAGGATTGCCGGTTTTAAAGGAGAGTTTAGAAGAATTACTGGAAAACGAATTATACCCTTTCATCAAAGGAATCGAAAACAATGTCGACTCCATCATGATTGGACATCTGGCTGTTCCGAGTTTAAATGAAGGAAAAGATACTTCAGCCACTTTATCAAAACCTATTATCGAAACGCTTTTGCGCGATCGATTGGGTTACGACGGATTAGTCATTTCGGATGCCTTAAATATGCACAGTGTTTCAAAACTATATGAAACAAAAGGCGAACTGGAATGGGAAGCTTTTAACGCCGGAAACGATGTTTTGTGTTTTGCTGAAAATGTGCCCGAAGGAATTCAGGAAATCTTAAAAAAAGCAAGTCCGGAACGCATCGAAGAAAGTTATAACCGAATCTTGAAATGCAAAGAGAAGGTTGGAATCTTATCTGAAAAAGAATTTGCTCACGGTGAATTAGATTTCGAAAAAGCTGCTGTTTTGAATACCAAAATTGCAGCAAATTGTCTGACTAAAATCATCGATACCTCGAATACGGAACAGATTTTCGAAGCAAAGAAAAACAACCAATTAGCCAAATTGAGTTTGTATAAAAATACAGAAAACGCCTTTTTTAAAACCATAAATTCAAAATTAGCTTCTCCCGAATTTGCTTTTGAAAATTCAGAAGATTCTAATACCGCTGCGATTAAAAAAGAACTGGAAGGTTTTGAAACCATACTTATTTCTTTATTTGTTCCGAAAGCAAAACCGATGAACAATTTCGAAATAAATGACGAAGTAATCGTTTTACTTTCCGATTTGCTTCAAACCAAAAAATGTATTCTTTATGTTTTCGGTAATCCGTATGTTTTGCCTGTAGTTCCTAATCTTTCGAAAGCTTCAGGACTTGTTCAGGCGTATCAGGATTTTGAAGAATTTCAAAAAATCGCAGGATTGCAAATTCTTGAAAATGGAGCTTGCAATGGAACCTTACCTGTAAATATTGACATTCAATAA
- a CDS encoding acyl-CoA thioesterase, which translates to MGTLEERIAKSETHIFKAVFPSTTNHYDTLFGGTALQLMDEVSFICATRFSRKKVVTISTGQIDFKKAIPAGTLIELVAKVISVGTTSCKIHVDIFMEQMYSELRESVVSGTFSFVAVDENKKPVAILDHLA; encoded by the coding sequence ATGGGAACATTAGAAGAAAGAATTGCAAAATCGGAAACTCATATTTTTAAAGCCGTTTTTCCTAGTACAACGAATCATTATGACACTTTATTTGGAGGTACTGCCCTGCAGCTCATGGATGAAGTTTCGTTTATTTGTGCCACTCGTTTCAGCCGAAAAAAAGTAGTAACGATCTCTACAGGTCAAATTGACTTCAAAAAAGCAATCCCGGCCGGGACTTTAATCGAATTGGTTGCCAAAGTAATTAGTGTTGGAACAACAAGTTGTAAAATTCACGTGGATATTTTCATGGAGCAAATGTATTCAGAGCTTCGCGAAAGTGTTGTTTCAGGAACATTTTCTTTTGTTGCGGTTGATGAAAACAAAAAACCGGTAGCTATTTTAGACCACCTGGCATAA
- the ribB gene encoding 3,4-dihydroxy-2-butanone-4-phosphate synthase, with protein sequence MSTTKIQLNTIEEAIEDIRQGKVIIVVDDEDRENEGDFLAAAEKVTPEMINFMATHGRGLICTPLTESRCKELDLRAMVSNNTDHMETAFTVSVDLKGNGVTTGISAADRSKTVQALVDPNTKPHELARPGHIFPLVAKQGGVLRRTGHTEAAIDFARLAGFKSAGVICEILNEDGTMARLPQLIKVAKKFDLKLVSIEDLVAYRMQHDSLIVKKEDFDIETRFGTFRLRAYEQTTNKQIHIALTKGTWNLGETILTRIHSSQVNNDLLGTLTNNAEQQLDDMFKVINENEKGAVIFINQDMQAVNLLNRIQELKTLQAEGTMKAPKVIIDSKDYGIGAQILHDIDISKIRLVSNTEQTKRVGMIGYGLEITEYVSY encoded by the coding sequence ATGTCAACAACTAAAATACAATTGAATACCATTGAAGAAGCTATAGAAGATATTCGTCAAGGTAAAGTAATCATTGTAGTCGATGATGAAGATCGTGAGAACGAAGGTGATTTTTTGGCTGCAGCCGAAAAGGTAACTCCTGAAATGATCAATTTTATGGCAACTCACGGACGTGGATTAATTTGTACGCCTCTTACGGAAAGCCGTTGCAAAGAACTTGATTTGCGTGCCATGGTTAGCAACAATACCGATCATATGGAAACTGCTTTTACGGTTTCTGTCGATTTAAAAGGAAATGGCGTTACCACAGGAATTTCTGCGGCCGACCGATCTAAAACCGTTCAAGCCTTGGTTGATCCTAACACAAAACCACACGAACTTGCGCGTCCGGGACATATTTTTCCGTTAGTAGCCAAACAAGGTGGTGTTTTAAGAAGAACCGGACATACAGAAGCTGCGATTGACTTTGCAAGACTTGCGGGTTTTAAATCTGCCGGTGTTATCTGCGAAATCTTAAACGAGGACGGAACAATGGCCCGTTTACCTCAACTAATAAAAGTGGCTAAAAAATTCGATTTGAAATTAGTTTCAATTGAAGATCTAGTCGCCTACAGAATGCAACACGACAGTCTGATCGTTAAAAAAGAAGATTTTGACATTGAGACTCGCTTCGGAACTTTTAGATTAAGAGCTTACGAGCAAACCACAAACAAACAAATTCATATTGCTTTAACCAAAGGAACCTGGAATCTTGGAGAAACGATTCTCACCAGAATACATTCTTCACAAGTTAACAATGACTTACTTGGTACCCTGACTAACAATGCTGAGCAACAGTTAGACGATATGTTTAAAGTGATCAATGAAAACGAAAAAGGTGCGGTTATCTTTATCAATCAGGATATGCAGGCCGTAAATTTATTGAACAGGATTCAAGAGCTTAAAACACTACAGGCTGAAGGAACAATGAAAGCGCCAAAAGTAATTATCGACAGTAAAGATTACGGAATTGGAGCTCAAATTCTTCATGATATTGACATTTCTAAAATTAGATTGGTATCAAATACCGAACAAACCAAACGTGTCGGAATGATCGGTTATGGTCTTGAAATCACTGAATACGTAAGCTATTAA
- a CDS encoding diacylglycerol kinase family protein: protein MEFQKDNTFVKGRLKSVTYAFKGALKLITTEHSVMVQFSLGILMTIAGFYFHISHEEWLFQTLAIGLVLSVEGLNTAVEKVADFIHPNYHERIGFIKDIAAGAVFFAAMTAIAIGLIIYIPKFI, encoded by the coding sequence ATGGAATTCCAAAAAGACAATACATTTGTTAAAGGTCGACTTAAAAGCGTAACTTACGCTTTTAAAGGCGCCTTAAAATTAATCACTACCGAACACAGTGTTATGGTACAATTTTCATTAGGAATACTAATGACTATTGCCGGTTTTTATTTTCATATTTCTCATGAAGAATGGCTTTTTCAGACCTTAGCAATTGGTCTTGTATTAAGCGTAGAAGGTTTAAACACTGCTGTAGAAAAAGTAGCTGATTTTATTCACCCAAATTACCACGAAAGAATCGGTTTTATTAAAGATATTGCTGCCGGAGCGGTATTTTTTGCCGCAATGACAGCGATCGCAATAGGACTGATCATTTACATCCCAAAATTCATATAG
- a CDS encoding LolA family protein produces MKTKIQEIHNNSIKSTTKKYFQMAFLLLLSFTSMQAQDKKAKDLLNQVTAKIKSYNNIAIDFKYSLNNAKENINQDSKGNVIMKGNQYVLNFMGVTKIFDGQKTYTIVPEDEEVTISKVNEKDDNAITPSKMLTFFNSGYKYNMDIVQNVKGRKIQYVKLAPTNTKDQRKEILLGIDVQTKHIYNLIETGKNGTKTTLTVNSFKTNQPLSKNQFTFVASKYPKYYINKLD; encoded by the coding sequence ATGAAAACTAAAATTCAGGAAATCCACAACAACTCTATCAAAAGCACGACTAAAAAGTATTTTCAAATGGCATTTTTATTGCTTTTGAGCTTCACTTCTATGCAGGCTCAGGATAAAAAAGCCAAAGATTTATTGAATCAGGTGACGGCTAAAATAAAAAGCTACAACAATATTGCTATTGATTTTAAATATTCTTTGAACAACGCAAAAGAAAACATCAATCAGGACAGTAAAGGAAATGTAATCATGAAAGGCAATCAATATGTATTAAACTTCATGGGTGTTACTAAAATCTTTGACGGGCAAAAAACATACACTATTGTTCCGGAAGACGAAGAAGTGACCATTTCTAAAGTAAACGAAAAAGACGATAATGCAATTACACCGTCAAAAATGCTTACTTTCTTTAATTCAGGTTATAAGTACAACATGGATATTGTTCAGAATGTTAAAGGCAGAAAAATTCAATACGTAAAATTAGCTCCAACTAATACAAAAGATCAAAGAAAAGAGATTCTCTTAGGGATTGATGTGCAAACAAAACACATCTATAATTTAATTGAAACCGGAAAAAATGGAACAAAAACCACTTTGACCGTTAATTCTTTTAAAACCAACCAGCCTTTATCAAAAAATCAATTTACATTTGTAGCGAGCAAATATCCAAAATACTACATCAACAAATTAGACTAA